In one Kamptonema formosum PCC 6407 genomic region, the following are encoded:
- a CDS encoding RHS repeat-associated core domain-containing protein, whose product MGRFISEDTIGFGGGDANLYRYVGNSPTNYTDPSGEQVPVAIPVTAPPAGGLIPFLRGLPGLGGAGILLAPPGGGGLLNPLPAGQNDRLFEERVRRGLIRPQGTQTTPTPGLNRPNPRPSPSPSPAPVSPSSPALPNPDCKTCADDPELKKYVKCKTIFRGTGGEQGILIGFRFNSLEDAANNLQKTRRELANNRQPNRERLWWLQSLLPPIGALPYKADDNLPCPYPKPTKDGGARHYNVEISANDNVRKDQDWSSSSAGSLGRCECCEDTLTGPKKRVRFSILNIKNANSRKIHNSEL is encoded by the coding sequence GTGGGGAGGTTTATTAGTGAGGATACGATTGGGTTTGGGGGTGGGGATGCTAATCTTTATCGGTATGTGGGGAATAGTCCGACTAATTATACTGACCCGTCGGGAGAACAGGTGCCCGTAGCGATACCTGTGACTGCACCACCTGCGGGAGGTTTGATTCCGTTTTTGAGGGGTTTGCCTGGTTTGGGTGGTGCGGGTATATTGCTTGCGCCTCCTGGTGGTGGTGGGTTGCTGAATCCTTTGCCGGCTGGTCAAAACGATCGACTGTTTGAGGAGAGGGTGCGTAGGGGGTTGATTCGGCCGCAGGGAACTCAGACTACTCCTACTCCAGGGCTTAATCGACCAAACCCTCGTCCTTCACCATCCCCTTCACCTGCACCTGTTTCTCCAAGTTCGCCAGCTTTGCCGAATCCTGATTGTAAAACTTGTGCAGATGACCCTGAACTCAAGAAATATGTCAAGTGTAAGACAATATTTAGAGGAACAGGGGGAGAACAGGGTATCCTAATTGGTTTTAGATTTAACAGCCTTGAAGATGCAGCGAATAATTTACAAAAAACAAGGCGCGAATTAGCAAATAACAGACAGCCAAATAGAGAAAGACTATGGTGGTTGCAGAGTTTGCTTCCTCCCATAGGAGCTTTACCATATAAAGCCGATGATAACTTACCTTGTCCTTATCCAAAGCCTACAAAAGACGGTGGTGCGCGTCACTACAATGTAGAGATAAGTGCTAACGATAACGTCCGAAAAGACCAAGATTGGTCGTCATCTAGCGCTGGCTCACTCGGAAGATGTGAATGTTGTGAAGATACTCTCACAGGGCCAAAGAAAAGAGTAAGATTTTCTATTTTGAATATAAAAAATGCAAATAGCCGGAAAATTCACAATTCTGAACTCTAA
- a CDS encoding glycosyl hydrolase 108 family protein, producing MTVYKIKHRDEFDFRLVTWGAVVLTGAYILVPPVIQSEPAQQLISVAQITADKVTGKTQKDAVSIPNTKAEAALQLAFGFEGGCQNLGNDSGNWFQGQKGFTCMGIIPSVGWHHRNDLLSVLGTGFSGHPSMFVKFAYDKNPVAFKTAVAQIYKQDYFAPGGCAELSQPAFEVCADIAINSGVGRSRQYLREIGNIADPKQLARALNERHRQDYLKWSAPGNKDSVFRAGWLSRADRRDRYIDKF from the coding sequence ATGACAGTTTACAAAATTAAACATCGGGATGAATTTGATTTTAGGCTGGTTACTTGGGGTGCAGTAGTGCTAACTGGAGCTTACATTTTAGTGCCACCAGTCATCCAATCCGAACCCGCACAGCAGTTAATTAGTGTTGCTCAAATTACGGCTGATAAAGTTACTGGAAAAACACAAAAAGATGCTGTGAGCATACCAAATACTAAAGCAGAAGCCGCATTACAATTAGCTTTTGGCTTTGAGGGAGGCTGTCAAAATTTGGGTAACGACAGTGGCAACTGGTTTCAAGGACAAAAAGGCTTTACTTGCATGGGAATTATCCCTAGTGTGGGTTGGCATCATCGCAACGATTTACTGTCAGTTTTAGGTACAGGATTTAGCGGTCATCCATCTATGTTTGTCAAGTTTGCTTATGATAAGAATCCTGTGGCATTTAAGACTGCGGTTGCACAGATTTACAAACAGGATTATTTTGCACCTGGTGGTTGTGCTGAGTTGTCTCAGCCTGCTTTTGAAGTATGTGCCGATATTGCTATTAATTCGGGAGTGGGAAGGTCGAGACAATATTTGAGGGAAATTGGCAACATTGCTGACCCGAAACAACTAGCGAGGGCGCTTAATGAACGACACAGACAAGATTATTTGAAATGGAGCGCACCGGGGAATAAAGATTCGGTTTTTCGGGCAGGTTGGCTCAGTCGAGCCGATAGGCGGGATAGGTATATTGATAAGTTTTAA